The following are encoded in a window of Providencia rettgeri genomic DNA:
- the argE gene encoding acetylornithine deacetylase, protein MNIKLPAFIEIYRQLIATPSISATDSHLDQSNKALVELLAGWLETLGFSVNIQPVPETRDKYNLLASIGEGNGGLMLCGHTDTVPFDEGRWSKNPFELTEHDGKLYGLGTADMKGFFAFIVDALRDIDLTKLKRPLHILATADEETSMAGARYFAANTALRPDFAIIGEPTSLQPIRAHKGHLSNAIRITGQSGHSSDPERGVNAIELMHESISHLMTLRNTLKERFNNPAFVIPYPTMNFGHIHGGDAANRICGCCELHMDIRPLPGLTLQDLDELLNDALEPVRAKWPGRLAIESMHPPIPGYECPTDHKMVAVIEQLLGQKAETVNYCTEAPFIQELCPTLVLGPGSIEQAHQPDEFIDMRFIEPTRQLISQMIEHFCFTE, encoded by the coding sequence GTGAATATTAAATTACCTGCATTTATTGAGATTTATCGTCAATTAATTGCCACTCCATCAATTAGTGCGACTGATTCTCATTTGGATCAGAGCAACAAAGCCCTTGTGGAGCTTCTTGCTGGATGGTTAGAGACGCTGGGGTTTTCGGTAAATATTCAACCTGTACCGGAAACACGTGATAAATATAATCTGCTTGCTTCCATTGGCGAGGGTAATGGCGGTTTGATGTTATGTGGTCATACCGATACCGTACCTTTTGATGAGGGTCGTTGGAGTAAAAACCCTTTCGAGCTTACTGAACACGATGGCAAGCTTTATGGTCTCGGCACCGCAGACATGAAAGGCTTTTTTGCTTTTATTGTCGATGCCCTACGCGACATTGATCTTACTAAACTCAAGCGCCCTCTTCATATCCTTGCTACCGCTGATGAAGAAACCTCAATGGCGGGAGCGCGTTATTTTGCAGCGAATACGGCACTGCGCCCTGATTTTGCCATTATCGGTGAACCGACTTCGTTACAACCGATACGTGCTCATAAAGGTCACTTGTCCAACGCGATCCGCATTACGGGCCAATCGGGACACTCAAGCGATCCTGAGCGTGGTGTAAATGCGATTGAGCTAATGCATGAGTCAATTTCTCATTTAATGACACTGAGAAATACATTAAAGGAACGTTTTAATAATCCTGCTTTTGTTATTCCATACCCTACAATGAACTTTGGTCATATTCATGGTGGTGATGCGGCAAACCGTATTTGTGGTTGTTGTGAATTACATATGGATATTCGTCCATTACCGGGGCTAACACTGCAAGATTTGGATGAGCTATTAAATGATGCTCTCGAACCTGTACGGGCAAAATGGCCAGGTCGTTTAGCAATTGAATCAATGCACCCTCCGATCCCCGGTTATGAATGTCCGACCGACCATAAAATGGTCGCAGTGATTGAACAGTTACTTGGTCAAAAAGCAGAGACTGTGAATTATTGTACGGAAGCACCGTTTATTCAGGAACTCTGTCCAACGTTAGTACTCGGCCCGGGTTCCATAGAACAAGCGCATCAACCCGATGAATTTATCGATATGCGCTTTATTGAGCCAACCCGTCAATTAATTAGCCAAATGATTGAACACTTCTGTTTCACTGAATAA
- the argB gene encoding acetylglutamate kinase, whose amino-acid sequence MQPLVIKLGGVLLDSTEALEKLFTAIQTYRQAHQRELVIVHGGGCLVDELMQKLQLPVVKKQGLRVTPADQIDIITGALAGTANKTLLAWSIKHQLPAVGLSLGDGQSAVVTQLNDELGHVGNAKPGDAKLLKLLLGAGYLPIISSIGITPDGELMNVNADQAATAVAQALNADLVLLSDVSGILDGKGQKIDEMTTQKAQKLIEQGIITDGMIVKVNAALEAATALQRSVDIASWRHAEQLPELFNGTAIGTRILAS is encoded by the coding sequence ATGCAACCCTTAGTGATTAAATTGGGCGGAGTATTACTCGATAGTACCGAAGCGTTAGAAAAACTCTTTACCGCCATTCAAACCTATCGCCAAGCACATCAACGCGAGCTGGTGATTGTCCATGGTGGTGGCTGTTTAGTTGATGAATTAATGCAGAAATTGCAACTTCCTGTTGTGAAAAAGCAGGGGCTGCGTGTCACACCAGCTGATCAAATTGACATTATTACCGGTGCATTAGCGGGTACGGCAAATAAGACCTTACTGGCATGGAGCATCAAACACCAATTGCCTGCGGTGGGGTTATCACTCGGTGATGGACAAAGTGCAGTGGTGACGCAGCTAAATGACGAACTGGGTCATGTCGGCAATGCGAAACCGGGAGATGCCAAATTATTGAAATTGCTTCTCGGTGCAGGTTATTTGCCAATTATCAGTTCCATAGGGATAACGCCAGATGGCGAACTGATGAACGTGAACGCAGATCAAGCCGCAACGGCAGTGGCTCAGGCGCTCAATGCGGATCTGGTTTTATTGTCCGATGTCAGCGGCATTTTAGATGGCAAAGGCCAAAAAATTGATGAGATGACCACGCAAAAAGCGCAGAAACTTATTGAGCAGGGAATTATTACAGATGGAATGATTGTGAAAGTGAATGCGGCGTTAGAGGCAGCCACTGCACTACAACGTTCCGTCGATATTGCAAGTTGGCGTCACGCAGAACAACTTCCTGAGCTGTTTAATGGAACGGCAATTGGAACTCGGATCTTGGCATCGTAA
- the argC gene encoding N-acetyl-gamma-glutamyl-phosphate reductase: MLNTLIIGASGYTGAELAAYLQRHPNINLQGLMVSAQSADANKRFSDLYPQYKGIIDLPVQPLSDVAEAAKGIDVVFLATAHEVSHDIAPQFLEAGCVVFDLSGAYRVQDPAFYTQYYGFEHTNTEWLMQAVYGLAEWQSDKIRQAQLIAVPGCYPTVSQLALKPLIEAKLLDDSMWPVINATSGVSGAGRKASMTNSFCEVSLQPYGIFTHRHQPEISAHLGQEVIFTPHLGNFSRGILATITCKVKAGVTAEKIGETFKDAYQNKPLVRLYDKGVPALKSVVGTPFCDIGYALKGEHLILVGTEDNLLKGAAAQAVQCMNIRFGFNETQSLL; encoded by the coding sequence ATGTTGAACACACTCATTATCGGGGCCAGTGGCTATACTGGAGCAGAATTAGCCGCTTATTTGCAACGCCATCCTAACATTAACCTTCAAGGATTGATGGTTTCTGCGCAAAGTGCCGATGCAAATAAACGTTTTTCTGATTTATATCCCCAGTATAAAGGCATTATTGACCTTCCTGTGCAGCCATTAAGCGATGTTGCTGAGGCGGCAAAAGGGATTGATGTCGTTTTTCTCGCCACAGCACACGAAGTGAGCCACGATATTGCCCCGCAATTCCTTGAGGCTGGCTGCGTGGTGTTCGACTTGTCAGGTGCATACCGTGTTCAAGATCCGGCGTTTTATACGCAATACTATGGCTTTGAACATACAAATACCGAATGGTTAATGCAAGCAGTTTACGGTTTAGCAGAATGGCAAAGCGATAAAATTCGCCAAGCTCAGCTAATTGCCGTACCGGGTTGTTACCCAACGGTATCACAATTGGCGTTAAAACCGTTAATTGAAGCGAAATTATTGGATGACAGCATGTGGCCTGTTATCAACGCAACGAGTGGTGTATCAGGGGCAGGGCGTAAGGCATCAATGACAAATAGTTTCTGTGAAGTCAGCTTGCAGCCGTATGGTATTTTCACTCATCGCCACCAACCTGAAATTTCAGCACATTTGGGGCAGGAAGTGATTTTTACACCACACTTGGGGAATTTCTCAAGGGGGATCCTCGCCACTATCACGTGTAAAGTAAAGGCGGGGGTTACGGCGGAGAAAATTGGTGAAACATTTAAAGATGCTTATCAAAACAAACCGTTAGTGCGTTTATACGATAAAGGTGTTCCTGCATTGAAATCCGTCGTTGGCACACCATTTTGTGATATCGGCTATGCATTGAAAGGGGAACACCTGATTCTCGTCGGTACAGAAGATAACCTACTTAAAGGTGCCGCCGCACAAGCCGTGCAGTGCATGAATATTCGTTTTGGTTTCAATGAAACTCAGTCATTACTTTAA